From Hippea alviniae EP5-r, the proteins below share one genomic window:
- a CDS encoding amidohydrolase family protein — MKVLLSDYIFDGERLLRDKAVVVNSGVVVDIDNFKIIRKAYPEVEVKEFFGGVLFPGFVNAHVHLELGYLKGKTKKSKGFVEWLKSIMAAKSEDENVIRESIKSGIDELLKSGVGLVGDISNTLLSVEYLDIHMPQSVVFYENYSLNRKRACDVVEKLRSKRLLSKSVHISVVIHAVYSTHPCLAEFVCSLDDALFSIHFLESEFENQFLRNSGELFDFLEGVGLVSDRFYFDDVWDFLENTSCLKRNTIFVHCVEAKNYDLERIKELNGTVCLCLKSNEFISSKLPDVYGICASGVNIAFGTDSLASNDNLNFLEELRFTHKSFPLIEPEKIFSWSISGGAKALGVKWGFYKGAFCKPVFISSKIYSPLAYILEEKGEGPLIINA, encoded by the coding sequence ATGAAGGTTTTGTTATCTGATTACATATTCGACGGTGAAAGGTTACTTAGGGATAAGGCTGTTGTTGTAAACAGTGGAGTTGTTGTTGATATAGATAACTTTAAAATTATAAGGAAAGCTTATCCTGAAGTTGAAGTTAAAGAGTTTTTTGGCGGTGTACTGTTTCCTGGTTTTGTTAATGCTCATGTTCACCTTGAGCTTGGTTATCTAAAGGGTAAGACAAAAAAATCCAAAGGGTTTGTTGAGTGGCTAAAGAGTATAATGGCAGCAAAAAGTGAAGATGAAAATGTGATTAGAGAGTCGATAAAGAGCGGAATAGATGAACTTCTAAAAAGCGGTGTTGGTCTTGTTGGTGATATATCGAACACACTTTTGAGTGTTGAGTATCTTGATATACACATGCCGCAGTCGGTTGTTTTTTACGAGAATTACTCTTTGAATAGAAAAAGGGCTTGTGATGTTGTTGAAAAACTAAGAAGTAAAAGATTACTATCAAAAAGCGTTCATATCTCTGTTGTTATTCATGCTGTCTATTCAACGCATCCATGTCTTGCAGAATTCGTTTGCTCTCTTGATGATGCCTTATTCTCTATTCATTTTCTTGAGAGTGAGTTTGAGAATCAGTTTTTGAGAAATAGTGGAGAGCTGTTTGATTTTCTTGAAGGTGTTGGTCTTGTATCTGATAGATTTTACTTTGATGATGTGTGGGATTTTCTTGAAAATACTTCATGTTTAAAGAGAAATACCATTTTCGTTCACTGCGTTGAAGCAAAAAACTATGATTTAGAAAGGATAAAAGAGCTCAACGGCACTGTCTGTTTGTGTTTGAAAAGTAATGAGTTTATCTCTTCGAAGTTGCCTGATGTTTATGGAATTTGTGCAAGTGGTGTAAATATAGCATTTGGAACGGATAGTCTTGCAAGCAACGATAATCTAAATTTTCTTGAAGAGTTAAGGTTTACCCATAAATCTTTTCCACTTATTGAACCGGAGAAGATTTTTTCATGGTCTATATCTGGTGGTGCAAAGGCTTTGGGTGTAAAGTGGGGATTTTATAAAGGTGCTTTTTGCAAGCCCGTATTTATTTCATCAAAGATATATTCACCACTTGCTTATATTTTAGAAGAAAAGGGGGAAGGCCCCCTTATAATTAACGCTTGA